In Theileria parva strain Muguga chromosome 4 map unlocalized ctg_529, whole genome shotgun sequence, one DNA window encodes the following:
- the XPO7 gene encoding Importin-beta domain protein, whose product MADLKQLEMLCQALYGAQQVHQNEAHKVLMPLLRDVQKIPVLYEILANSTNLQALLFASSGLVTLFTNHWSQVTDQSKNEMREFLLNYLYNRGPEMLKVAPEVLRQFIHLYSRIVKLGWLEEMNNQQLLTHVSQFLSATTQHWIIGLNIYTDLTQEMQPQMGKFIAKFRRAALNFKETVLQDIFTVTVQTLEQFNKGTVVVTDSKEESQLLYQVLQLCYNCLSFDFMATMPDDTSEEQATVMIPQGWDMLRTDEIPKLLFQLYQKAFTKNASSTPNNGGYYNPEDKYMKSAVLCLKCLVVLAALRKSFFNNENEALGHINCFMLGSLEIIRTKMGLTDDDCYHELCRLLGKINASNQLSQLLQSNVFPIWSEQIHAFTMEALANWTRLTNSKHYLLGVWSHMIVPLAYMKGKAPTVLETNILQITLEFLNTRLKMAQVLVTKPDEFDFENPLDDDILRNEQSELFSKLCRNQYRVVLNHVLELYTSLNNNLNNEDLSVVQEKLAWLVLFSGSMLNGSSSLRLVGEYNNSSVCIQTLNIELVGKVFQNMINSDKMAENVRLELSYLSFLGHFRKFYISEHTKGTISGDNKERFSQLPNLPPGVDGSQYLLNRMIEKVFYNLQNRTSDERVVKKTLQFFSDLSSGIDIVHYADRSPHLIISARLILQCDTLRFALLNHHDPSFKFLFNPSYGRYRTIYYSILTKLLLLEITDEQDANEKFNIYMQYHNNLIDQMSTFFSANSPTVGLTSNLELKGVIVGFMRDLRGICKSCLTVESYQLFFNWIINTPKQINNCRFNVLKLVCEVFYNDYEVMLPLIKFLAELLDNKGRRITFDKTSANGLLLFKESSYIVIYYGLKLLDQLNALKSSNLTTMTATMGGSLSCNENEIYKKYYKSISYCLLVLVHTLGGDYISFGVFDIYGDNTLDQVLNLSFRLILAIPLNDLQFYPKTMHPVYSFLDLSTKLFIDHLLNLDSPNVSRLVNIGVDGLCSYDSNISLSSASLLDNFVTYLFNNKNKEPVVKFLSVENNVLVKCMVLMFNLLTRGDSNSAWSISRPLLGLILLNKAEFQKIPHSYMSNLSQQKGEKLMKCFNNLMLGIEDVLTPENKDLFTKNVYLFSQEVKLSFI is encoded by the exons ATGGCGGACCTTAAACAGCTGGAAATGCTTTGTCAAGCTCTTTACGGAGCCCAGCAAGTACACCAGAACGAAGCGCATAAAGTTTTGATGCCCCTGCTGAGAGATGTCCAAAAAATACCAGTACTTTACGAGATCTTGGCAAATAGCACGAATCTTCAAGCCTTATTATTTGCTTCATCGGGTCTCGTAACTCTTTTCACAAATCATTGGTCTCAGGTCACAGATCAGTCAAAAAACGAGATGCGCGAATTCctacttaattatttatacaatagGGGACCGGAAATGTTGAAGGTAGCCCCTGAAGTATTAAGACAATTTATACACCTTTACTCAAGGATTGTAAAACTGGGCTGGCTAGAGGAAATGAACAACCAGCAGCTTCTAACCCACGTTTCCCAGTTCCTCTCCGCCACAACACAGCATTGGATTATCGGATTAAACATTTACACCGACCTGACCCAGGAAATGCAGCCTCAAATGGGCAAGTTTATCGCCAAATTCAGAAGAGCCGCACTCAATTTCAAGGAAACTGTACTCCAAGATATTTTTACC GTAACTGTACAGACATTGGAACAGTTTAATAAAGGTACGGTGGTGGTTACAGACTCAAAGGAGGAGAGTCAGTTGCTGTACCAGGTCCTCCAGTTGTGCTATAACTGCCTAAGCTTTGATTTCATGGCAACAATGCCAGATGACACATCTGAAGAACAGGCGACTGTGATGATTCCCCAGGGCTGGGACATGCTGAGGACCGATGAGATCCCAAAGCTCTTGTTCCAGCTTTACCAGAAGGCTTTTACAAAGAATGCCTCGTCCACACCTAACAATGGTGGGTATTACAATCCTGAGGACAAATACATGAAGAGCGCAGTGCTCTGCCTGAAGTGTCTGGTAGTGCTGGCTGCTCTCAGGAAGTCCTTTTTCAATAACGAAAACGAAGCTCTGGGACACATTAACTGCTTCATGTTGGGCAGCCTGGAGATCATCAGGACCAAGATGGGTTTAACAGACGACGACTGCTACCACGAGCTCTGCCGTCTTTTGGGAAAGATTAACGCCTCAAACCAGCTCTCTCAGCTCCTCCAAAGTAACGTCTTCCCAATTTGGTCAGAGCAGATCCACGCATTCACAATGGAGGCGCTGGCAAACTGGACCCGCCTAACCAACAGTAAACACTACTTACTAGGCGTCTGGTCGCACATGATAGTCCCACTAGCCTACATGAAGGGGAAGGCCCCAACAGTTCTTGAGACTAATATTCTACAAATTACACTAGAGTTTTTAAACACTCGACTTAAAATGGCACAAGTTCTTGTCACAA AACCGGATGAGTTTGACTTTGAGAATCCACTGGATGATGATATTTTACGGAACGAGCAGAGCGAGTTGTTCAGCAAGCTGTGCAGGAACCAGTACCGTGTGGTGCTTAACCACGTGCTCGAATTATACACGAGCTTGAACAACAACTTGAACAACGAGGATTTGTCCGTTGTTCAGGAGAAGCTCGCATGGCTAGTGCTCTTTAGTGGCTCAATGCTTAACGGGAGCAGCTCCCTGCGTCTAGTCGGGGAGTACAATAACTCATCAGTGTGCATTCAGACCCTGAACATCGAACTCGTCGGGAAGGTCTTCCAAAACATGATTAACTCTGATAAGATGGCTGAAAACGTCAGACTTGAACTCAGCTACTTATCCTTCCTTGGCCACTTTAGGAAGTTCTACATCAGCGAACATACCAAAGGCACTATATCTGGGGATAATAAAGAGAGGTTCTCACAACTCCCAAATCTACCACCAG GTGTAGATGGATCGCAATATTTGTTGAATCGTATGATAGAGaaggtattttataatttacaaaacaGGACGAGTGATGAGAGGGTGGTGAAGAAGACATTACAGTTCTTCTCAGATTTGTCATCGGGAATAGATATAGTGCACTACGCAGACCGGTCACCACACCTGATAATCTCTGCAAGGCTAATTCTACAGTGTGACACACTTCGGTTTGCACTTCTTAACCACCATGACCCCTCATTCAAGTTTTTGTTTAACCCGTCGTACGGGAGATATAGGACTATTTACTACTCAATCCTGACCAAGTTGCTGCTGCTGGAGATTACAGACGAACAGGACGCGAACGAAAAGTTCAACATCTACATGCAGTACCACAATAACCTAATTGACCAGATGAGCACCTTCTTCTCAGCAAATAGCCCAACAGTGGGACTTACGTCGAATCTGGAGCTCAAGGGAGTGATTGTGGGATTCATGAGAGACTTGAGGGGGATATGCAAGAGCTGCCTGACAGTGGAGTCGTACCAGCTCTTCTTTAACTGGATAATAAACACACCAAAACAGATCAATAACTGCAGGTTCAACGTACTGAAGCTAGTTTGCGAGGTATTTTACAACGACTATGAAGTCATGCTCCCGCTAATCAAGTTTCTGGCAGAGCTGTTGGACAATAAGGGGAGGAGAATAACATTTGACAAAACATCAGCCAACGGGCTTTTGCTCTTTAAAGAGTCCTCATACATAGTCATTTACTATGGGCTAAAGCTGCTGGACCAGTTAAACGCACTCAAGAGCAGTAACTTGACAACGATGACAGCCACCATGGGAGGGTCACTGTCCTGTAACGAGAATGAGATTTATAAAAAGTACTACAAGAGCATAAGTTACTGTCTACTGGTTCTTGTCCACACTCTAGGCGGAGATTACATTAGTTTTGGCGTTTTTGACATTTACGGAGACAACACCTTGGATCAGGTGCTTAACCTGTCGTTCAGGCTAATTTTGGCTATTCCACTAAACGACCTCCAATTCTACCCAAAGACCATGCACCCGGTGTACTCGTTTCTCGACCTCTCAACTAAGCTGTTCATTGATCATTTGCTCAATTTAGATAGCCCAAATGTTAGTCGTCTAGTCAACATTGGCGTGGACGGGCTATGCAGCTACGACTCAAACATAAGTCTTAGCAGCGCGTCACTTCTTGACAACTTTGTCACATACCTCTTCAACAACAAGAACAAGGAGCCTGTAGTAAAGTTCTTATCAGTGGAAAACAATGTCCTGGTCAAGTGCATGGTCCTGATGTTTAACCTGCTAACCCGTGGGGACTCGAACTCTGCATGGTCAATTTCTCGTCCCTTGCTCGGTTTAATTCTGCTCAACAAGGCTGAGTTTCAGAAGATTCCTCACAGTTACATGTCGAATTTGTCGCAGCAGAAGGGTGAAAAGCTAATGAAGTGCTTCAACAACCTCATGCTCGGGATTGAGGATGTGCTAACCCCTGAAAACAAGGACTTATTCACCAAAAATGTGTACCTTTTCTCCCAAGAGGTCAAGTTGTCTTTTATCTGA
- the gad-1 gene encoding WD domain G-beta repeat protein, protein MIASDALDYDHKNLNRNGETDHKNFSDSDSDKEHESNSEEDSELSYYQSLLRGNEFYLDEKVGLDPIKATCMASNQSGTFLATGSRDGTVRCINFDKWSKGGFGDFWKTKLEQSVNGLCFNVEESVLAVASGNMLHFYTDGGDLIVSTTKGDMYLLDAKKTKGHTSTVTCVANDPKNSNFFSSGSLDGTVRVFDIQSNRQSISLSVNNLNIYTLSNKYLNRNKTLNNSNVGQKAKMNRIGISSLCYSTNNFKDVLVAGNDLGFLVVWDQKTAFQSMYVESHGSAVHSVLTYDDAKVVSHSNNCVKFWDLKNTQKPLKELNIPQANNSNDTQSIVLSPDNLHLIINSSTTQNNGSENENTLNTILYVFDIEKMEIVNKLTVDSLLGPMVWAYETNQLFSVCSDGKIYARTTDSTVGANHYERAIQALEKKNKYSKVNTFSAKPEAYPIDYLPDDLVEVEDGVLKKRRVEHHDKYGIPKQEGYDYFKHGKTPITYEDDDIVTKLRSQVEKDPNRELTTKEGIRQIPYKADRFMAIYKKTQPNLILDFNKPATKQENMLLGVSKCPRCGIKICQCGYMDKK, encoded by the coding sequence ATGATAGCATCTGATGCTTTGGATTATGACCATAAGAATTTAAATCGCAATGGTGAAACTGACCATAAAAATTTCTCAGATTCTGACTCAGATAAAGAACATGAATCTAATTCTGAGGAAGACTCTGAGTTAAGTTACTACCAGTCTCTTCTGAGAGGAAATGAGTTCTACTTGGATGAGAAAGTTGGACTAGATCCCATAAAAGCGACTTGTATGGCATCTAACCAGTCAGGAACCTTTTTAGCAACAGGTTCTCGTGATGGTACAGTACGGTGTATTAACTTTGATAAGTGGTCAAAGGGAGGTTTTGGAGACTTTTGGAAGACTAAACTTGAACAGTCAGTGAATGGACTTTGTTTTAATGTTGAGGAGTCAGTATTAGCTGTAGCATCTGGTAACAtgttacatttttataccGACGGAGGTGATTTGATAGTTTCAACAACAAAGGGTGACATGTATCTTCTGGATGCAAAGAAGACCAAGGGCCACACATCAACCGTTACATGTGTTGCAAATGACCCCAAGAACTCTAATTTCTTCTCTTCAGGATCACTTGACGGTACAGTTAGGGTGTTTGACATACAGTCAAATAGGCAAAGTATATCACTATCggttaataatttaaatatatacactTTATCAAATAAGTATTTAAACAGAAATAAAACGTTAAATAACTCTAATGTGGGTCAGAAGGCTAAGATGAACAGGATAGGGATAAGTTCTTTGTGTTACTCAACTAACAATTTTAAGGACGTCCTTGTGGCTGGAAATGACCTTGGCTTTCTTGTGGTTTGGGACCAGAAAACTGCTTTTCAGAGCATGTACGTTGAGTCCCATGGCTCAGCAGTTCACTCAGTTCTCACATACGATGATGCGAAGGTTGTATCACACTCAAACAACTGTGTTAAGTTTTGGgatttaaaaaacacaCAAAAACCCCTTAAGGAGCTTAATATACCTCAGGCAAACAACTCAAATGATACTCAATCTATTGTACTGTCCCCTGACAATTTACACCTGATTATTAACTCTTCTACCACCCAGAATAATGGCtctgaaaatgaaaatacaCTTAACACAATACTTTATGTGTTTGACATTGAAAAGATGgaaatagtaaataaattgaCTGTAGATTCGTTGTTAGGCCCTATGGTTTGGGCTTACGAGACTAATCAGTTGTTTAGTGTGTGTTCTGACGGGAAGATATATGCTAGAACAACTGATTCTACTGTAGGAGCTAACCACTATGAGAGGGCAATTCAGGCGCTTGAGAAGAAGAATAAGTATTCAAAGgttaacacattttcagCTAAACCTGAGGCTTATCCCATAGATTACCTACCAGATGACCTTGTTGAAGTTGAGGACGGAGTCCTAAAGAAGCGTAGAGTAGAACATCACGACAAATACGGAATACCAAAACAGGAGGGATATGACTACTTTAAACATGGAAAGACACCAATAACCTACGAGGATGATGATATAGTTACAAAACTAAGATCACAGGTTGAAAAGGACCCCAATAGGGAACTGACAACAAAGGAGGGAATAAGGCAGATACCTTACAAGGCTGATAGATTCATGGCAATATACAAAAAGACCCAGCCCAACTTGATTCTGGACTTCAATAAACCAGCAACCAAACAGGAAAACATGCTTCTTGGAGTCAGTAAATGCCCTAGGTGTGGCATTAAAATCTGCCAGTGCGGTTATATGGATAAAAAGTAA
- a CDS encoding DSHCT (NUC185) domain protein: MANYYENPFDFWTSDEEDAGEEGNFFLKDRFKPQNENETEIKKSGDEDSNNLESTLDFLSWIPLISEPTNEHSIFRVFDKEFENIKQLNYEYIEKELYNSIFNENKEQNDKNLETSTYTPPGDCNNSSIILEANSTILEPPPFKLIVPKPDENKKYIRKKWAIVDDKEAPELTDLIAQYPFELDDFQKKSIHHLINGKHVFVSAHTSAGKTVVAEYSIALAISRGQKAIYTSPIKALSNQKYREFKVKFGNENVGIITGDVLCNPGASCLIVTTEILRNLLYRGDSVIGQISVVIFDEIHYINDLTRGVVWEEVIILLPRNIQLVMLSATVPNYLEFGEWIGNVMQKEVLIIMTNHRPVPLKHYLYIYDRFFLIHGAKGFNKEAYHIMYKYTSTLKINDKKSTFKGQVQKLQRLLKQLESEDKMPVVLFCFSRQKCEQYAKDMPNLNLVYNKVQASKIHLFLKESLDGLSESDRNLPQLRKMVNLLTRGIGVHHSGLLPIIKEMVEILFSRGLIKVLFATETFAMGVNMPARSVVFTSIYKHDGITYRYLTSSEYTQMAGRAGRRGLDTFGNVYIFCSDEPPDVQDLTNMMIERSTRLESRFRITYNMLLQIQSRDHMNITEMMLKSFREREKMMKIPLLKKQINKKKHELMSLPPISCIYGEPTIENYYKTLNYSMNVSHELHQHLWNHKDSKVIFKFGRVLMLHSTKISRTLSYSFITDIVDEKNHTFKVATIITENISDLDDANIRTVEYNGELRHYYNHEVSLSSVSFIFDHVFLDTDLDRNVIELCKLMENNNFKLMSFSKKFKQISLQFYEILLKQRDLYQLFTSNPCTNCLLREQHFKTQHKIYNYELEIEDINKQLKDESLYFYEDMSNKLEVLKQLDFLDQDNRPTVKGRIATFITTSDEITLTEVLCQGILSELTPPECAAILSAFIYNDKVPEKEAPSPTLPLQQAKNQVVSIHKKIDVVQRALGVRVSYEDFNSLCNFSLSYVIYQWASGTPFQEIMELTDLQEGHIVRVILRLDELCRKILQTANIFGHQKLAEKIELVCNAIRRDIVFKQSLYLS; the protein is encoded by the exons ATGGCAAATTACTATGAAAATCCATTTGATTTCTGGACTTcagatgaagaagatgcAGGTGAAGAAGGAAATTTCTTCCTAAAAGATCGATTTAAACCCCAAAATGAGAATGAAACAGAAATAAAAAAGTCTGGAGATGAAGattctaataatttagaatCAACACTGGATTTCTTGAGCTGGATTCCATTAATATCAGAGCCGACAAATGAACACTCAATATTTAGAGTTTTCGACAAGGAATTcgaaaatattaaacagttaaattatgaatataTAGAAAAGGAgttgtataatagtatttttaatgaaaataaagaaCAAAATGATAAGAATTTGGAAACATCCACATACACACCTCCAGGTGATTGTAACAATAGTTCCATTATCCTGGAAGCTAACTCTACAATTTTAGAGCCACCGCCATTCAAGTTAATAGTTCCAAAACCAGATGAGAATAAGAAGTACATAAGGAAGAAATGGGCGATAGTCGATGATAAAGAGGCACCAGAACTTACTGATCTTATCGCTCAGTATCCATTTGAGCTGGATGATTTCCAGAAAAAGTCTATACATCACTTAATTAACGGAAAGCATGTATTTGTATCGGCACATACCTCAGCAGGGAAGACTGTTGTGGCGGAGTACTCTATAGCATTAGCCATAAGTAGAGGCCAGAAGGCAATTTACACCTCACCAATTAAGGCACTTTCTAATCAGAAGTATAGAGAGTTCAAGGTTAAATTCGGAAATGAAAATGTTGGAATAATAACAGGAGATGTGCTCTGTAACCCAGGGGCATCATGCCTGATAGTCACTACTGAAATTCTCAGGAATCTTCTGTACAGAGGTGACAGTGTGATTGGCCAAATATCAGTGGTGATATTTGATGAGATACATTACATCAATGACCTTACCAGAGGAGTGGTGTGGGAAGAAGTgattatactattaccTAGGAATATTCAGCTAGTAATGTTGAGTGCCACAGTTCCTAATTACCTGGAATTCGGAGAATGGATAGGTAACGTTATGCAAAAAGaagtattaataataatgacaAACCACAGACCAGTACCCTTAAAACATTATCTATATATTTATGACCGTTTCTTCCTAATTCATGGAGCTAAGGGGTTTAATAAGGAGGCATACCACATAATGTACAAGTACACTTCCACACTTAAAATCAATGATAAGAAGTCAACTTTTAAAGGTCAGGTACAGAAGTTACAAAGACTTCTGAAACAGCTTGAATCTGAGGATAAAATGCCTGTTGTGCTATTCTGCTTCAGTAGGCAAAAGTGTGAACAATACGCTAAGGATATGCCCAATTTAAACCTAGTTTACAATAAGGTTCAAGCATCTAAAATACATCTGTTCCTCAAG GAATCACTTGATGGCCTAAGTGAAAGTGATAGGAACTTGCCTCAACTTAGGAAAATGGTAAACTTGCTAACAAGAGGAATAGGTGTGCACCACTCTGGGTTACTGCCAATTATTAAGGAAATG GTTGAGATATTGTTTTCACGTGGCTTGATTAAAGTCTTGTTTGCAACGGAGACTTTTGCAATGGGAGTTAACATGCCTGCACGCTCAGTTGTGTTTACATCGATTTATAAACACGATGGGATTACCTATAGATATTTGACGTCATCAGAATACACCCag ATGGCGGGAAGGGCTGGCAGAAGAGGTTTGGACACTTTTGGAAATGTTTACATATTTTGCTCTGATGAACCCCCGGATGTTCAAGACCTCACGAATATGATGATTGAAAGGTCAACAAGACTTGAAAGCAGATTCAGGATAACCTACAACATGCTCCTCCAGATACAGTCTAGAGACCACATGAATATTACTGAAATGATGCTAAAATCATTTAGAGAACGGGAgaaaatgatgaaaatacCGCTTTTAAAGAAacaaataaacaaaaagAAACAT GAGTTGATGTCGCTACCACCAATCAGTTGCATATATGGTGAACCTACAATTGAGAACTATTATAAAACGCTCAATTACTCTATGAACGTATCTCATGAACTTCATCAGCACCTGTGGAACCATAAGGACAGTAAAGTGATTTTTAAATTCGGTAGGGTTTTGATGCTACACTCTACTAAAATCTCAAGAACTCTGTCTTACAGCTTTATCACAGATATTGTTGACGAGAAGAATCACACATTTAAAGTCGCAACCATTATTACAGAAAACATTTCAG ATTTGGATGATGCTAACATAAGAACTGTGGAATATAATGGTGAACTGAGGCATTACTATAATCACGAAGTTAGTTTATCAAGCGTTTCATTTATATTCGATCACGTTTTTCTCGATACTGATCTTGATAGAAATGTGATTGAACTATGTAAACTTAtggaaaataacaatttcaAGCTCATGTCATTCAGCaagaaatttaaacaaatttcACTCCAGTTCTATGAAATTCTTCTCAAGCAACGTGATCTCTACCAACTATTCACTAGTAATCCATGTACAAATTGTCTTTTAAGAGAACAGCATTTCAAAACACAACACAAAATTTACAAC tatgAATTGGAAATTGAAGATATAAACAAACAGTTGAAGGATGAATCATTGTATTTTTATGAAGACATGAGTAATAAATTGGAAGTTTTAAAGCAGCTAGACTTCTTAGACCAGGATAACAGACCCACTGTTAAGGGCAGAATAGCAACTTTCATCACGACCAGTGATGAGATAACACTTACTGAAGTACTGTGTCAAGGCATTCTCTCTGAATTAACACCACCTGAGTGTGCTGCAATACTATCCGCATTCATTTACAACGATAAAGTTCCTGAGAAGGAGGCCCCATCACCAACACTGCCACTACAACAAGCTAAAAATCAG GTTGTTTCGATACATAAGAAAATCGATGTCGTCCAAAGAGCCTTGGGCGTAAGGGTTTCATATGAGGATTTCAACTCACTGTGTAACTTTTCACTCTCATAC GTGATTTACCAATGGGCGTCTGGAACTCCATTTCAGGAAATAATGGAACTCACTGATTTGCAA GAGGGCCACATTGTCAGGGTTATACTTAGACTTGACGAACTCTGTAGGAAAATACTACAAACTGCAAATATATTTGGCCACCAAAAATTAGCTGAGAAAATCGAACTTGTTTGCAATGCTATAAGGAGAGATATTGTTTTCAAACaatctttatatttatcatgA
- the MFAP1 gene encoding Splicing factor Prp19-binding domain protein → MSALELFKVLGDESNKPPPTPKHILKKRIQSQPEKAKRYWPGKAPDFAVEEDSFSDDSSHEEEPQILADNEPDRRLNRYKITGIEEPRDVSDRIRRRKAQVETITVYESTQPKDDKTNDDKLPTSVPDGDSQLTEKKLDRSTLRKLALEYRKREEESAPKTVEEEVEESESDSSEESEYQEDEAGPEDLDVLSKPVFVPKGSRKTESEKEQLRKEEVLRRENEKKRLMERKKDTKEMVIQKVQELEEEPEPEDELIDDTDTFDEKEYELWKIRELKRILRDKEEREKFKKLEEEVKLRRSMTDEERELDNQKVDKVVVEKGKLRFLQKYYHRGAFFMDKLQDKSEPLYARDFNAPTAEDCVDKSLLPKPMRVRRGLYGKQGQVKHTHLKDVDTTQFDAWSKTDKYKLTGTKQVFDRPSKKK, encoded by the exons CGAATAAGCCTCCTCCAACACCAAAACATATATTAAAGAAAAGAATACAGTCTCAGCCAGAAAAGGCTAAAAGATATTGGCCAGgaaag GCTCCAGATTTTGCAGTTGAGGAGGATAGCTTCTCAGATGATTCATCGCATGAGGAGGAACCTCAAATTTTGGCAGATAATGAACCGGATCGCAGATTAAATagatataaaataacagGGA TTGAAGAACCTCGGGATGTGTCAGATAGAATTAGAAGAAGGAAAGCCCAGGTTGAAACCATCACTGTATATGAGTCAACACAACCAAAG GATGATAAAACAAATGATGATAAACTGCCCACATCAGTCCCTGACGGTGATTCCCAACTAACTGAGAAAAAACTCGATAGAAGTACTCTTAGGAAACTTGCTCTAGAGTATCGTAAGCGGGAAGAGGAGTCAGCTCCTAAAACTGTCGAAGAGGAGGTGGAGGAGTCGGAAAGTGACAGTTCAGAAGAGTCTGAATACCAGGAAGATGAAGCTGGACCTGAGGACCTGGACGTTCTCTCAAAACCAGTTTTTGTTCCCAAGGGTAGTAGGAAAACAGAATCTGAGAAGGAGCAACTTAGGAAAGAGGAGGTTTTAAGGAGGGAAAATGAGAAAAAAAGACTAATGGAGCGTAAAAAGGACACTAAGGAGATGGTAATACAAAAGGTCCAGGAACTTGAGGAAGAGCCTGAACCTGAGGATGAACTCATAGATGATACTGACACGTTCGACGAGAAAGAG TATGAGCTTTGGAAAATCCGGGAGCTTAAAAGAATTCTAAGGGATAAGGAGGAAAGGgaaaaattcaaaaaattg GAGGAGGAAGTTAAGTTGCGGCGTAGTATGACTGATGAGGAGCGCGAGCTGGATAACCAGAAAGTAGATAAAGTTGTGGTTGAGAAGGGTAAACTACGTTTCCTCCAGAAGTACTACCACAGGGGTGCTTTCTTCATGGATAAGTTACAGGATAAATCAGAACCGCTCTATGCAAGAGACTTTAATGCTCCAACTGCAGAAGACTGCGTAGATAAGTCATTACTACCCAAGCCTATGAGAGTAAGAAGAGGCCTGTATGGAAAACAGGGCCAGGTCAAACACACTCACTTGAAGGATGTGGATACTACACAATTCGACGCCTGGTCAAAAACTGATAAATACAAACTTACAG gAACTAAACAGGTCTTTGACAGGCCTTCCAAAAAGAAGTAA